Proteins found in one Armatimonadia bacterium genomic segment:
- the queC gene encoding 7-cyano-7-deazaguanine synthase QueC has translation MRALTLLSGGLDSVVATWAARRDHEIVAALTFDYGQQARVREIDAARRVAGLLDCRHEVIELPWLAALGGSALTEASAEIPSLPAEQLDDAEAAAETAQAVWVPNRNGVFVNIAAAYAEVLDVGAIVCGFNVEEGATFPDNTPEFMDAAARFFALSTMRRPRLLSPTVTLTKSQIVQLGLELGAPLEHVWSCYRGDEQPCWRCESCRRLKRALSTAGVWERWLAER, from the coding sequence ATGAGGGCCCTCACGCTGCTCTCCGGCGGGCTGGATTCCGTCGTCGCGACCTGGGCTGCCCGACGCGATCACGAGATCGTCGCCGCCCTCACCTTCGACTATGGTCAGCAGGCTCGGGTGCGGGAAATCGACGCCGCCCGACGAGTTGCCGGTCTGCTCGACTGCCGTCACGAGGTCATCGAGTTGCCCTGGCTGGCGGCCCTTGGCGGAAGTGCGCTGACGGAGGCCTCGGCGGAGATCCCCTCACTGCCCGCGGAGCAACTGGACGACGCTGAGGCAGCCGCGGAGACCGCTCAGGCCGTGTGGGTGCCGAATCGCAACGGGGTCTTCGTGAACATCGCCGCCGCCTATGCCGAGGTGCTGGACGTGGGGGCAATCGTGTGCGGGTTCAATGTGGAGGAGGGCGCGACCTTCCCCGACAATACCCCGGAGTTCATGGACGCTGCCGCCCGGTTCTTCGCGCTGTCCACGATGCGCCGGCCCCGGCTCCTCAGCCCCACGGTCACCCTCACCAAGTCGCAGATAGTGCAGCTCGGGCTCGAACTCGGTGCGCCCCTGGAACACGTGTGGAGCTGCTACCGTGGTGACGAGCAGCCCTGCTGGCGCTGCGAGTCCTGCCGGCGGCTGAAGAGAGCCCTGAGCACCGCCGGGGTCTGGGAACGCTGGCTCGCCGAGCGCTGA
- a CDS encoding TIM barrel protein, with translation MKPIKQSGCWGCFCRGGVTPEQVIAEAKKIGYKSLEMGPQDQFQAIKDAGLDIAIFVGHQSLGDGLNKRENHARIEDELNASLEIAVKYEIPSVLCLSGNRYPQVTDLVGAEICAEILGKVAPAYEAKGITMCVELLNSKVNHPGYMCDSTEWGVHLCKLVGSPRVKLLYDIYHMQIMEGDLIRTIQNNLQWIGHFHTAGNPGRKDMDDTQEIYYPAIARTIAELDYDGYVGHEFGPKGEPLAAMKAAYDVWNVA, from the coding sequence ATGAAGCCCATCAAGCAGTCGGGGTGCTGGGGATGCTTTTGCCGAGGCGGCGTGACACCTGAGCAAGTGATCGCCGAGGCCAAGAAGATCGGCTACAAGTCGCTGGAAATGGGACCGCAGGACCAGTTCCAAGCCATCAAGGACGCCGGGCTGGACATCGCCATCTTCGTCGGTCACCAGTCTCTCGGCGACGGCCTCAACAAGCGCGAGAATCATGCGCGCATCGAGGACGAGCTGAACGCGAGTCTGGAGATCGCTGTGAAGTACGAGATCCCCAGTGTGCTGTGCCTGAGCGGCAACCGCTACCCGCAGGTCACCGACCTCGTCGGCGCCGAGATCTGCGCGGAGATTCTTGGCAAGGTCGCACCGGCCTACGAGGCCAAGGGCATCACGATGTGTGTGGAGCTGCTCAACAGCAAGGTGAACCACCCGGGGTACATGTGCGACAGCACCGAGTGGGGTGTACACCTGTGCAAGCTGGTCGGCTCGCCGCGTGTGAAGCTGCTGTACGATATCTACCACATGCAGATCATGGAAGGCGACCTGATCCGCACCATCCAGAACAACCTCCAATGGATCGGTCACTTCCACACCGCCGGCAACCCCGGCCGCAAGGACATGGACGACACGCAGGAGATCTACTACCCGGCGATCGCTCGGACCATCGCGGAGCTGGACTACGACGGCTATGTGGGCCATGAGTTCGGCCCGAAGGGTGAGCCGCTTGCGGCGATGAAGGCCGCTTATGACGTCTGGAACGTTGCCTGA
- the csaB gene encoding polysaccharide pyruvyl transferase CsaB — MRFLLSGYYGFGNAGDEAVLASLLQGLRQRFPEAELCVLSSAPGTTSNLYGVEAAQRWSVAEVWRALGRSDLLIQGGGSLLQDATSKVSPVYYLGILRMARLRRVPSVIFAQGFGPLNTSVLRRWAASEFRRAAAVTLRDAASVEQVRSLPVTSPEPTLVGDPAVLLEPDLDAARTSLREAEVDLSAGYALLTLRQWPQTEQVVEACGQLVRHLHNAHGLETVLVPFQEPEDLAPLQQVVSASPGAHLLTGLGRPQHFVGLVSLARLAVCMRLHGIIFAAGQQVPAIGLSYDPKLDAFAARAGQPVLACGSCTGDALCAVVDSALTQAQTKAADRAVAAAEVRSAAETAFEVLAEVVKGLR; from the coding sequence ATGCGCTTTCTGCTCAGTGGTTACTACGGCTTCGGCAACGCGGGGGATGAGGCTGTCCTGGCTTCGCTCCTTCAGGGCCTGCGACAGCGTTTCCCCGAGGCCGAGCTGTGCGTTCTGTCCTCCGCTCCCGGGACCACCAGCAACCTCTACGGGGTCGAGGCGGCGCAGCGCTGGTCTGTGGCCGAGGTCTGGCGTGCTCTGGGGCGATCCGACCTGCTGATTCAGGGCGGCGGAAGCCTCCTCCAAGACGCCACGAGCAAGGTCTCGCCGGTCTACTATCTGGGAATCCTGCGAATGGCTCGGCTGCGCCGGGTCCCCAGTGTCATCTTCGCCCAGGGCTTCGGTCCACTGAACACTTCGGTCCTCCGCCGCTGGGCCGCGAGCGAGTTCCGCCGGGCTGCTGCCGTCACCCTACGTGATGCAGCCTCCGTCGAGCAGGTCCGCAGCCTTCCAGTCACTTCGCCCGAGCCGACTCTGGTGGGTGATCCGGCTGTCCTGCTGGAGCCTGATCTCGATGCGGCTCGCACCTCCCTGCGTGAGGCGGAAGTCGATCTATCAGCCGGGTATGCCCTCCTGACCTTGCGCCAGTGGCCGCAGACGGAGCAGGTCGTGGAGGCCTGTGGCCAACTGGTGCGCCACCTGCACAACGCCCACGGGCTGGAGACGGTGCTGGTGCCCTTCCAGGAGCCGGAGGATCTCGCGCCCTTGCAGCAGGTTGTCTCCGCAAGCCCCGGCGCACATCTGCTCACGGGTCTGGGCCGTCCGCAGCACTTCGTCGGACTGGTGTCCCTGGCCAGACTCGCGGTGTGCATGAGGCTGCACGGGATCATCTTTGCCGCCGGGCAGCAGGTGCCCGCGATCGGTCTCTCCTATGACCCCAAACTCGACGCTTTCGCTGCCCGGGCGGGGCAGCCGGTGCTTGCCTGCGGGTCCTGCACCGGCGACGCGCTTTGTGCTGTCGTCGATTCGGCCCTGACCCAGGCCCAGACGAAGGCGGCCGACCGTGCTGTTGCGGCCGCCGAGGTGCGCAGCGCCGCCGAGACTGCCTTCGAGGTCCTTGCCGAGGTCGTGAAGGGCCTACGCTGA
- a CDS encoding divalent metal cation transporter — MRSPFPSSNRRWRRLTALLAIAGPGIITATVDNDAGGVATYSLAGGNYGYGHLWALIPIGVLLFIIQEMSARLGAMTGKGLADLIRENFGLRMTFWLLLGVTLTNLTNTMGEFAGVASAAEIFGLSRYIAVPLSAVFVWVVVVRGNYKSVEKVFFAACLIYLAYPISGILAKPDWKPVLHSLVVPGWELSAGYVMMLIGIVGTTIAPWMQFYQQAAVVDKGITAKDYKYTRLDVLVGCVFAVIIVLFIMVTCSATIHAAGKSVESVEDAAQALFPLAGPYCAGLFAFGLLNASLFAASILPLATAYQLCEGIGWERGLDHSFREAPAFYTTYTALIVLGAGLVLLPNAPLLKIMYLSQVLNGVLLPLVLVFMLRLINDPGLMGDHTNSRVYNVLSWACVVAVSLMSAYLAVATIFPSLGQ, encoded by the coding sequence ATGCGTTCCCCATTCCCAAGCAGCAATCGCCGCTGGCGTCGGCTGACGGCCCTTCTAGCCATCGCCGGCCCGGGAATCATCACCGCCACCGTCGACAATGATGCCGGCGGAGTCGCAACCTACTCCCTCGCGGGCGGCAACTACGGCTACGGCCACCTCTGGGCGCTGATCCCGATCGGCGTCCTGCTGTTCATCATCCAGGAGATGTCGGCACGCCTCGGGGCCATGACGGGGAAGGGCCTCGCGGACCTGATCCGCGAGAACTTCGGCCTGCGCATGACGTTCTGGTTGCTGCTGGGCGTGACCCTGACGAACCTCACCAACACCATGGGCGAGTTCGCCGGCGTCGCCTCCGCGGCGGAGATCTTCGGGCTGTCTCGCTACATCGCTGTGCCGCTCTCTGCGGTCTTCGTGTGGGTTGTCGTGGTCCGGGGCAACTACAAGTCGGTCGAGAAGGTCTTTTTCGCCGCTTGCCTGATCTACCTGGCCTACCCGATCTCCGGCATCCTGGCCAAGCCCGACTGGAAACCCGTCCTGCACAGCCTGGTCGTCCCCGGCTGGGAGCTGTCCGCCGGCTATGTCATGATGCTCATCGGCATCGTCGGCACCACCATCGCACCCTGGATGCAGTTCTACCAGCAGGCTGCCGTTGTCGACAAAGGCATCACGGCCAAGGACTACAAGTACACTCGGCTGGATGTCCTCGTCGGGTGTGTGTTCGCGGTCATCATCGTCCTCTTCATCATGGTGACGTGCTCTGCGACCATCCACGCAGCGGGCAAGAGCGTCGAGTCGGTCGAGGACGCTGCTCAGGCTCTGTTCCCGCTGGCCGGTCCTTACTGCGCCGGCCTCTTCGCCTTCGGACTCCTGAACGCGTCGCTGTTCGCGGCGTCGATCTTGCCCTTGGCGACCGCCTACCAGCTCTGCGAGGGCATCGGCTGGGAGCGCGGCCTGGACCACAGCTTCCGCGAGGCGCCCGCGTTCTACACCACTTACACCGCTCTCATCGTCCTCGGTGCCGGTCTGGTGCTGCTGCCGAACGCTCCTCTGCTCAAGATCATGTACCTGTCCCAGGTGCTCAACGGCGTCTTGCTGCCCTTGGTGCTGGTCTTCATGCTGCGGCTCATCAACGACCCCGGGCTGATGGGTGACCACACGAACTCGCGCGTGTATAATGTGCTCAGTTGGGCCTGCGTCGTGGCGGTGTCGCTCATGTCGGCGTACCTGGCGGTCGCGACAATCTTCCCGTCCCTGGGGCAGTAG
- the ftsZ gene encoding cell division protein FtsZ, with product MLSSKVEEYAKIRVIGVGGGGSNAVDRMIEAGLMGVEYIAMNTDMQVLDLSAADKKLQIGDSLTRGLGTGGNPDLGRQAAEESRQEIMISLDGADMVFITSGMGGGTGTGASPVVAEISKEMGALTVGVVTKPFAVEGKRRAMLADDGIRRLKENVDTLIVIPNDRLLQLTNRELSLQEAFRLADTVLQQGVRGISEVIVVPGLINLDFNDVRAVMVNAGSAMMGIGESQGDKRATDAAQAAISSPLLETDIRGARSVLLNVTGGPDLTLAEVQEAASIVQEAAGGDAGEVDLTLGAVIDDKMEGQVRITVLATGFDAVQAQDAPSETRAEAARPAERKAPETAAARAPEEEEGKKRDESRDRRRAAFSDDMPTYDEDDLDIPAFLRRKS from the coding sequence ATGCTCAGCTCCAAAGTGGAGGAATATGCAAAGATACGCGTCATCGGGGTGGGGGGCGGCGGTTCGAACGCTGTCGACCGGATGATCGAAGCCGGGCTCATGGGCGTCGAGTATATCGCCATGAACACCGACATGCAGGTACTCGACCTATCAGCCGCCGACAAGAAGCTGCAGATTGGCGATAGCTTGACCCGTGGCCTTGGCACCGGTGGCAACCCTGACCTCGGCCGCCAGGCCGCCGAGGAGAGCCGCCAGGAGATCATGATCTCCCTCGACGGCGCCGACATGGTGTTCATCACCAGCGGCATGGGCGGCGGAACAGGCACCGGCGCCAGCCCCGTTGTTGCGGAGATATCCAAGGAAATGGGCGCTCTGACCGTCGGCGTAGTCACCAAGCCCTTCGCCGTGGAGGGCAAGCGACGTGCCATGCTTGCCGACGACGGCATCCGCCGACTTAAGGAAAACGTCGACACCCTGATCGTTATCCCCAACGACCGTCTGCTGCAGTTGACCAACCGCGAACTGAGCCTCCAGGAGGCCTTCCGGCTGGCAGATACGGTCTTGCAGCAGGGCGTGCGCGGCATCTCCGAAGTCATCGTCGTCCCCGGCCTCATCAACCTGGACTTCAATGACGTGCGTGCCGTCATGGTCAACGCCGGCTCCGCGATGATGGGTATCGGCGAGTCTCAGGGCGACAAGCGCGCCACCGACGCCGCCCAGGCTGCCATCTCCAGTCCGCTGCTGGAGACCGACATTCGCGGCGCTCGCTCCGTGCTCCTGAACGTCACCGGCGGACCGGACCTGACACTGGCCGAGGTTCAGGAAGCGGCCAGCATCGTCCAGGAGGCTGCGGGCGGAGACGCGGGCGAAGTCGACCTCACCCTGGGCGCCGTCATCGACGACAAGATGGAGGGTCAGGTGCGCATCACGGTTCTGGCCACCGGCTTCGATGCCGTCCAGGCTCAGGATGCACCTTCCGAGACCCGTGCCGAAGCCGCTCGCCCGGCCGAACGCAAAGCACCGGAAACCGCTGCTGCACGTGCTCCTGAGGAGGAAGAGGGCAAGAAGCGCGACGAGAGCCGCGACCGCCGACGCGCCGCCTTCTCCGACGACATGCCTACCTATGACGAGGACGACCTCGACATCCCGGCCTTCCTGCGCCGCAAGAGCTAG
- the queD gene encoding 6-carboxytetrahydropterin synthase QueD, whose product MYELIVERSFSAAHRLCDYDGPCARLHGHNYRVECSLVGEELAGNGMLMDFGEIKTFCDEILDALDHQCLNELAPFTEQNPTSENLARYLFEQMESALADRPVHMGYVRVWETAGQSAVYRKG is encoded by the coding sequence ATGTACGAGTTGATTGTCGAACGCAGCTTCTCGGCCGCACACCGACTGTGCGACTACGACGGCCCGTGTGCCCGATTGCACGGCCACAACTACCGCGTTGAGTGCAGTCTCGTCGGCGAGGAGCTCGCGGGCAATGGAATGCTGATGGACTTCGGCGAGATCAAGACCTTCTGCGACGAGATCCTCGACGCCCTGGATCACCAGTGCCTGAACGAGTTGGCACCCTTCACCGAGCAGAACCCGACCTCCGAGAACCTTGCACGGTACCTCTTTGAGCAGATGGAGTCGGCCCTGGCCGACAGGCCGGTGCACATGGGGTATGTGCGGGTGTGGGAGACGGCGGGGCAGTCTGCCGTGTACCGAAAGGGGTAG
- a CDS encoding DNA-processing protein DprA, protein MTSGTLPETSDIPAGDGLEQDVSGGKKDPLEAGLPTPDQEKLRCVALCWGGGLGPAGFARLVAAFGSTRAVLAADPEALHNPALRLTAEQIAGLTGLGKRLEDFREQIQELRGVGVTVACPWESAYPVLIRGLEHPPPVLCLAGRVLGEDEPAVAIVGTRSPTPEGAQMARSLGRAFAQERTTVVSGLARGCDTAAHLGALEGGGRTLAVLGSGIRVITPRENLELARDISQNGAVISEQPPQAPPTVGRLMARNRLQSVLSRGVLVVQSRETGGAMETARQAQEQGRTVYAVQWPDPEEEMAQGPRKLLSEGARGLQGPEEVPALRLELVDHLQRFEKAREHRKAQGSFDL, encoded by the coding sequence ATGACGTCTGGAACGTTGCCTGAGACCAGCGATATACCCGCCGGGGACGGCCTTGAGCAGGACGTCTCCGGCGGCAAGAAGGACCCCCTGGAGGCCGGGTTGCCCACACCTGACCAGGAAAAGCTGAGGTGTGTCGCCCTCTGCTGGGGAGGCGGACTTGGCCCCGCGGGCTTTGCGCGCCTGGTGGCGGCCTTCGGGTCGACACGAGCGGTTCTTGCGGCCGACCCTGAGGCGCTGCACAATCCGGCTCTACGGCTGACTGCGGAGCAGATCGCGGGCCTTACCGGCCTCGGGAAGAGGCTTGAGGACTTCCGGGAGCAGATTCAGGAGCTGCGCGGCGTCGGCGTCACGGTTGCCTGCCCCTGGGAGAGTGCCTACCCCGTCCTGATCCGGGGGTTGGAGCATCCGCCACCCGTTCTGTGCCTGGCCGGCCGCGTTTTGGGCGAGGATGAGCCGGCGGTCGCGATTGTGGGGACGCGTTCACCGACTCCCGAGGGCGCACAGATGGCTCGGAGCCTCGGTCGGGCCTTCGCGCAGGAGCGGACCACGGTGGTGAGTGGCCTGGCCAGGGGCTGCGACACCGCCGCTCACCTGGGAGCGCTCGAGGGTGGCGGAAGAACGCTGGCGGTCCTCGGCTCAGGCATCCGGGTGATAACGCCCCGCGAGAACCTCGAACTGGCCCGTGACATCTCGCAGAACGGAGCGGTGATCTCCGAACAGCCGCCCCAGGCGCCACCCACTGTGGGACGGTTGATGGCCCGCAACCGGCTCCAGAGCGTGCTGTCGCGGGGAGTGCTCGTGGTGCAGTCGCGGGAGACCGGTGGGGCGATGGAGACCGCTCGCCAGGCTCAGGAACAGGGACGGACCGTCTACGCTGTGCAGTGGCCCGACCCAGAGGAGGAGATGGCGCAGGGCCCGCGCAAGCTCCTGTCGGAGGGTGCACGAGGCCTGCAAGGTCCGGAGGAGGTTCCTGCCCTCAGGCTGGAACTTGTCGACCATCTGCAACGCTTTGAGAAGGCAAGAGAGCATCGCAAGGCGCAGGGCTCCTTCGACCTGTGA